From a single Myxocyprinus asiaticus isolate MX2 ecotype Aquarium Trade chromosome 33, UBuf_Myxa_2, whole genome shotgun sequence genomic region:
- the LOC127424558 gene encoding H-2 class II histocompatibility antigen, E-S beta chain-like has protein sequence MLKSNLLCFLLILMLSVFTGGEDAYFGGSLGRCIYSTRDYSDMVYISAYLFNKDKYTEFNSTVGKFVGYTDYGVRNAEYWNNNPDFMQQMRAEVDRFCRHNAQIFDSSVRDKTVKPTVKITSVKQPHGGHQAMLMCSAFRFYPQRITVSWLKDGKPVTSDVTSTEELANGDWYYQIHSHLEYTPKSGEKISCMVDHASFNKPMIVDWDPSLPESERNKIVIGASGLVLGIVIAAAGLIYYKKKSKGRILVPH, from the exons ATGTTAAAGTCAAATCTCTTGTGTTTTCTTCTTATATTGATGCTCTCTGTTTTTACTGGAGGAG AGGATGCGTATTTCGGAGGTTCGTTGGGCAGATGCATCTACAGCACCCGTGATTACAGTGACATGGTGTACATCAGTGCTTATTTATTCAATAAAGATAAGTACACAGAGTTCAACAGCACTGTGGGGAAGTTTGTGGGGTATACTGATTATGGAGTGAGAAATGCAGAATACTGGAATAATAATCCCGACTTCATGCAGCAAATGAGAGCTGAGGTGGACAGATTCTGCAGACATAATGCTCAAATCTTTGACTCATCTGTCCGTGATAAAACTG tgaaaccaACTGTTAAGATCACTTCAGTAAAGCAGCCTCACGGCGGACATCAAGCCATGTTGATGTGCAGCGCGTTCCGCTTCTACCCACAAAGAATCACAGTGTCCTGGCTGAAAGACGGTAAACCTGTGACCTCTGATGTGACCTCAACTGAGGAGTTGGCTAATGGGGACTGGTACTATCAGATCCACTCGCACCTGGAATACACCCCTAAATCTGGAGAGAAGATCTCCTGTATGGTGGATCACGCCAGCTTCAATAAACCCATGATTGTTGACTGgg ATCCCTCTCTCCCCGAGTCTGAGAGAAATAAGATTGTTATCGGGGCCTCTGGACTGGTGCTGGGAATCGTCATAGCAGCTGCTGGACTCATTTACTACAAGAAGAAATCAAAAG gGAGGATCCTGGTACCACATTAA